From one Synechocystis sp. PCC 6803 substr. PCC-P genomic stretch:
- a CDS encoding tetratricopeptide repeat protein — MEAGDLSADNGVIFDLYPLKLTADQPVLIYLESQDFDPYLILMDGEGNKLAENDDLYDTNAGILINQIDPQGYGVVVTSNKSGVTGKYKLQIILPDANQLVEIQGHQSLIKAQAMMDEGSKESLLQAIELFTQGLEFYRQIGIVNRETVFALNRLGTIYSDFGEKSQALAYYEQAIPLAQQLQDKALEGATLNNIGSIYNALADRKKAIDFYQQALVLIRQAGDKTEEMTTINNLGVAYDNLGESEKALQYYAEALALGKSLNDLETIGTSLSNIGLAYNNLGEREKALEYYQEALTMSRSVGDRQGEAVRLNNIALVYDGFGEKDKALQYYIESLIIAEAVGDQSLQGSVISNIALVLDGLGQKAQALEYYQQALELARLVGDRSGEGIRLNNIALLYDSVGEKDEALTYYKEALKISQETGDRLVEGAILSNIGYVYDGLGELNQAMDYYQQALVLRREIKDRDGEALTLNNIGTIYYAREDYDQALNYYEQALSLSRAVKNVGLEATILSNIGYVEFDQRKYDKSTLFLTQAIDLFESINSEDLSDELKVSYFDTYLYNYFRLQESLIAQNEPAVALEVAERGRARALVELLNKRFARDANFIPTEKPTIAALKKIAGDRQSTLVTYALIPTKDLASPIKLYIYVIAPNGTMEFRQMDFNQDLQDVDFVQLLQTTRQSVTRRSPSDIIARRTAQEASASLQQLHQILIDPIADLLPNNADAPIIFIPQGALFGIPFPALQDSNGQYLIEKHTILTAPSIQVLAQTAQQKQRLKQQALNLTPALVVGNPYPYPDNLDNLTNAANEAKQIGQLLGVQPLIGKQAREAAVLAQMPRAEVLHFATHASFDEQNGLESAIYLTAEPDQSKEDLLSTPGRITAAEIFDHFETNPLHADIAILSACDTGQGEITGDGVIGLSRSLIAAGVPSILVSLWSVDDASTEKLMTEFYQKWQQQGLGKAAALRQAMLQLKEEYPEPYYWGAFTLIGEAE; from the coding sequence TTGGAAGCGGGGGATTTAAGTGCGGACAATGGAGTAATTTTTGACCTTTATCCCCTCAAATTAACGGCGGATCAGCCCGTCTTAATTTACCTAGAAAGCCAAGATTTTGATCCTTATTTAATCTTGATGGATGGGGAAGGTAATAAGTTGGCAGAAAATGATGATTTATATGACACTAATGCGGGGATTTTAATCAATCAAATCGATCCCCAAGGGTATGGGGTAGTGGTTACTAGTAATAAATCAGGGGTAACGGGAAAATATAAACTGCAAATTATTCTGCCCGATGCTAACCAACTAGTCGAAATCCAAGGGCATCAATCCTTAATTAAAGCCCAGGCCATGATGGATGAAGGTTCAAAGGAATCCTTACTCCAGGCCATCGAATTATTTACCCAAGGTTTGGAATTTTATCGGCAAATAGGCATTGTTAATCGGGAAACAGTATTTGCTCTCAATCGTTTAGGCACCATCTATTCTGACTTTGGCGAAAAATCCCAAGCTCTGGCCTATTATGAACAAGCGATTCCCTTGGCCCAACAGTTGCAAGATAAGGCCCTAGAGGGAGCTACCCTAAATAATATTGGTAGTATTTATAATGCCTTAGCAGATCGAAAAAAAGCCATTGATTTTTATCAACAGGCTCTGGTTTTAATCCGTCAAGCTGGCGACAAAACCGAAGAAATGACCACCATTAATAACTTGGGAGTAGCCTACGATAACTTAGGAGAAAGTGAAAAAGCTTTGCAATATTACGCTGAAGCCCTAGCCTTAGGAAAAAGCCTCAATGATTTAGAAACCATCGGCACTAGCCTCAGCAATATTGGCTTGGCTTATAACAACTTAGGAGAAAGGGAGAAGGCACTGGAATATTACCAAGAAGCCCTAACCATGTCCCGTTCAGTGGGCGATCGCCAGGGGGAAGCAGTGCGTTTAAATAACATTGCTTTGGTGTACGATGGCTTTGGCGAAAAGGATAAGGCTCTGCAATATTACATCGAATCTTTAATCATTGCGGAGGCGGTGGGGGACCAATCCCTCCAAGGTTCAGTCATTAGTAACATCGCCTTAGTTTTAGATGGATTGGGGCAAAAAGCCCAGGCCCTAGAATATTATCAACAGGCTTTGGAGTTAGCCCGATTGGTAGGTGATCGCTCTGGGGAAGGGATACGACTAAATAATATTGCATTGCTCTATGATAGTGTTGGTGAAAAAGATGAAGCTTTAACCTACTACAAAGAAGCCCTAAAAATATCCCAAGAAACTGGCGATCGCCTGGTGGAAGGAGCAATTTTGAGCAATATTGGTTACGTGTATGACGGCTTGGGTGAACTTAATCAAGCCATGGACTATTATCAACAAGCGTTAGTCCTACGTCGGGAAATTAAAGACCGGGATGGGGAAGCTTTAACCTTAAATAATATTGGGACAATTTACTATGCCCGTGAGGATTATGACCAGGCATTAAATTACTACGAACAGGCTTTGTCCCTCAGTCGAGCAGTTAAAAATGTGGGGCTAGAAGCAACCATTCTCAGCAATATTGGTTACGTCGAATTTGATCAAAGAAAATATGACAAATCTACCTTATTTTTAACCCAAGCTATCGATTTATTTGAATCAATTAACAGCGAAGATTTAAGTGATGAACTAAAAGTTTCCTACTTTGATACCTATCTGTACAATTATTTTCGTTTACAGGAAAGTTTAATTGCCCAAAATGAACCCGCTGTAGCTTTGGAAGTTGCTGAACGGGGCCGGGCCAGGGCCTTAGTAGAACTGCTCAATAAACGTTTTGCCCGAGATGCTAATTTTATCCCCACCGAAAAACCCACCATTGCCGCCCTGAAAAAAATTGCTGGCGATCGCCAAAGTACCCTGGTCACCTACGCTCTGATTCCCACCAAGGATCTCGCTTCCCCAATCAAGCTGTACATCTATGTCATTGCCCCCAACGGCACCATGGAATTCCGCCAGATGGACTTCAACCAAGATTTGCAAGACGTGGATTTTGTGCAGTTACTCCAAACCACTAGACAATCCGTCACCAGGCGATCGCCTTCTGATATCATTGCCCGCCGCACCGCCCAGGAAGCCAGCGCCTCCCTACAACAACTTCACCAAATTCTGATCGACCCCATTGCCGACCTGTTACCCAACAATGCCGATGCCCCTATTATTTTTATTCCTCAGGGAGCCTTATTTGGCATTCCCTTTCCCGCTCTCCAGGACAGTAATGGTCAGTATTTAATTGAGAAACACACCATCCTCACGGCCCCTTCCATCCAGGTACTAGCCCAAACGGCCCAACAAAAACAACGGCTCAAACAGCAGGCATTAAATCTGACCCCGGCCCTAGTGGTGGGCAATCCCTACCCCTATCCCGATAACCTCGATAATTTAACCAATGCCGCTAATGAAGCAAAACAAATTGGTCAACTGTTGGGGGTGCAACCCCTAATCGGTAAACAAGCTAGGGAAGCAGCGGTCTTGGCCCAAATGCCCCGGGCTGAAGTGTTGCATTTTGCCACCCATGCCAGCTTTGACGAGCAAAACGGTTTGGAAAGCGCCATTTACCTGACGGCGGAACCGGACCAAAGCAAAGAAGATTTACTGAGCACCCCGGGGCGCATCACAGCGGCGGAGATTTTTGACCATTTTGAAACTAACCCCCTCCATGCGGACATTGCCATCCTTAGTGCCTGTGACACAGGCCAGGGAGAAATCACCGGCGATGGGGTAATCGGCCTTTCCCGTTCCCTAATTGCGGCGGGGGTACCAAGTATTTTGGTTAGCCTCTGGAGTGTGGATGATGCTTCCACAGAAAAACTGATGACCGAGTTTTACCAAAAATGGCAACAGCAGGGATTAGGCAAAGCCGCTGCCCTCCGCCAAGCCATGCTCCAACTCAAGGAAGAGTATCCGGAGCCCTATTATTGGGGCGCTTTTACCCTAATCGGGGAAGCAGAGTAA
- a CDS encoding ABC transporter ATP-binding protein produces the protein MLDSNSLVIYSPDSKGDRQDSHPSDALLRLEGVSKIYGAGPTEVRALADVSLAIERGSYCAIMGASGSGKSTMMNIIGCLDRPTLGHYFLDGEDVSGLSADQLAKIRNRKIGFVFQQFYLLPQMSALENVMLPMIYAGIPAETRKEKAIAALVRVGLSQRLHNRPNQLSGGQQQRVAIARAIVNEPLLLLADEPTGALDSHTTEEVLAIFEQLHSTGITIVVVTHEADVASHGERIISFQDGQILRDQMIKTIPHGIEEFRNKELG, from the coding sequence ATGCTTGATTCAAACTCGTTAGTGATTTACTCCCCGGACAGCAAAGGCGATCGCCAGGATTCCCACCCTAGTGATGCACTACTACGCCTAGAGGGAGTATCAAAAATTTATGGGGCAGGGCCAACGGAGGTCAGGGCCTTGGCCGATGTTAGTTTGGCGATCGAACGGGGGAGTTACTGCGCCATTATGGGGGCTTCCGGATCGGGGAAATCCACCATGATGAATATTATTGGTTGCCTAGACCGTCCTACCCTGGGGCACTATTTTCTTGACGGGGAAGATGTATCCGGTTTGAGTGCCGATCAGTTGGCCAAAATTCGTAACCGCAAAATTGGCTTTGTTTTTCAGCAATTTTACCTGTTGCCCCAGATGAGCGCCCTGGAAAATGTCATGTTGCCAATGATCTATGCGGGCATACCAGCGGAAACCAGGAAGGAAAAGGCCATTGCCGCCTTGGTTAGAGTTGGTCTGAGTCAACGGTTACATAACCGTCCCAATCAATTGTCCGGGGGACAGCAACAACGGGTGGCGATCGCCAGGGCCATTGTCAACGAGCCGCTGTTGCTGCTGGCCGACGAACCCACTGGAGCATTGGATTCCCACACCACCGAGGAAGTGTTAGCCATTTTTGAACAGCTCCATAGCACGGGCATTACCATTGTGGTGGTCACCCACGAAGCTGATGTGGCTAGCCATGGAGAACGAATCATTTCTTTCCAGGACGGCCAAATTCTCCGGGATCAGATGATTAAAACCATTCCCCACGGGATAGAAGAATTTCGTAACAAAGAGTTGGGATAA
- a CDS encoding TM2 domain-containing protein, with translation MKNRFVALIFALLFGSFGLHKFYLGHIFAGIAYLIFSWTGIPTILGFIDVIILGTMDERKFNAIYNHKHYLASPPTPIVTPPPVNTTERLDVLIIKTCAAKAIGATVSECIVATGEDPQKVKETIDVLCRKGFLLPDNREGDYAVVYRPI, from the coding sequence ATGAAAAATCGCTTTGTTGCCCTAATTTTTGCCCTTTTGTTTGGCAGTTTTGGACTACATAAATTTTATCTAGGCCATATATTTGCGGGCATAGCCTATCTCATCTTTTCTTGGACAGGTATTCCCACAATATTGGGGTTTATTGATGTGATTATCCTTGGCACCATGGATGAGAGAAAGTTCAATGCCATCTACAACCACAAACATTACCTAGCCTCCCCTCCTACTCCGATAGTTACGCCCCCGCCAGTTAACACCACAGAACGGCTGGATGTGCTGATTATTAAAACCTGTGCCGCCAAGGCGATCGGCGCGACAGTCAGTGAATGTATTGTGGCCACTGGCGAAGATCCCCAAAAGGTGAAAGAAACCATTGATGTTCTTTGTCGTAAGGGGTTCCTATTGCCGGATAACCGGGAAGGGGACTATGCAGTGGTGTACCGACCAATTTAG
- a CDS encoding DUF3598 family protein, producing the protein MANWENFLKNLGEWQGSFTRLSPQGEILSNTPSILTLEGLDDDKLVKFRLRRYDNPDYQDPPTQDYSQDYRSLGRQIIFFGTGAFSKGPWQLAPFSEFGAEFGFVDGDRRMRFVQLYDKGLSLASLTFIREFRRGSDAQERPALKVEQLLGTWQCQVYTGYPDWREPELSTMEISLSQTGDSVEQRVTVQGQTSVMQGKVMGDQIHFLGPNPSKVLLLPDGASSCTPDRLQLGQPFSGEVGWLVRPNERQRLIRYYDNRGAWTHSAFVVEHRQ; encoded by the coding sequence ATGGCTAACTGGGAAAACTTTCTCAAAAATTTAGGGGAATGGCAGGGCAGTTTTACCCGCTTATCTCCCCAAGGAGAAATATTGAGCAATACTCCTTCCATACTCACCCTGGAAGGATTGGATGATGACAAGTTAGTCAAGTTTCGCCTGCGGCGCTACGATAATCCCGATTACCAAGACCCTCCCACTCAGGACTATAGCCAGGATTACCGTTCCCTAGGGCGACAAATCATTTTCTTTGGCACCGGTGCTTTTTCCAAAGGGCCATGGCAGTTGGCTCCCTTCAGTGAGTTTGGGGCGGAATTTGGCTTTGTGGATGGCGATCGCCGTATGAGATTCGTGCAATTGTATGACAAAGGATTAAGCTTAGCTAGCCTGACGTTTATCCGAGAATTTCGCCGGGGGAGTGATGCCCAGGAAAGACCAGCATTAAAGGTGGAGCAACTATTGGGCACTTGGCAATGCCAGGTTTATACTGGCTACCCCGACTGGCGAGAACCGGAACTGAGCACTATGGAAATTAGCCTGAGTCAAACGGGGGATTCCGTGGAACAACGGGTGACTGTGCAAGGACAAACTTCAGTGATGCAAGGGAAAGTGATGGGCGATCAGATTCATTTTCTTGGCCCCAACCCCAGCAAGGTTTTACTACTACCAGACGGCGCTTCTTCTTGCACCCCCGATCGCCTGCAATTGGGACAACCCTTTTCGGGGGAAGTGGGCTGGTTGGTGCGCCCCAACGAACGACAAAGGCTGATCCGTTACTATGACAATAGGGGGGCTTGGACCCATTCCGCTTTTGTTGTTGAGCATCGTCAGTAG
- a CDS encoding aldo/keto reductase, producing the protein METIRLGPNGPSIAPLGLGTWSWGDTLFWAYGKDFGPQEVEGAFHASLEAGVTLIDTAEIYGFGESERLIGRFCREKTQKVEIATKYFPLPWRWQRSDITKALTASLERLQMDTICLYQIHWPLEFWLKTPDFMAVLAAEVKKGRIQAVGVSNYSAQQMAIAHECLAAQGIPLASNQVPYSLLNREIESNGILTQARQLNVTILAYSPLAQGLLTGKYRPENSPSLQGARRLDPRFSTKGLRKLAPLLTLLDTLADKHDKTPAQIALNWLIAQGNVIPIPGAKNASQAQQNAGALGWQLNPEEIEQLRSAAQGI; encoded by the coding sequence ATGGAAACTATTCGCCTTGGCCCCAACGGCCCCTCCATTGCTCCCCTGGGTTTGGGTACTTGGTCCTGGGGAGACACCCTGTTTTGGGCCTACGGTAAGGACTTTGGCCCGCAAGAAGTAGAGGGGGCTTTTCATGCTTCCCTGGAGGCCGGAGTTACCTTAATTGACACTGCTGAAATTTATGGTTTTGGGGAATCAGAGCGCCTCATTGGCCGTTTTTGCCGAGAAAAAACCCAAAAAGTGGAAATTGCGACTAAATACTTTCCCTTGCCATGGCGTTGGCAGCGTTCTGACATCACTAAAGCTTTAACTGCCAGTCTGGAACGTTTGCAAATGGACACCATTTGTTTGTATCAAATCCATTGGCCCCTAGAATTTTGGCTCAAAACACCGGATTTCATGGCCGTGTTGGCCGCCGAGGTCAAAAAGGGTCGTATCCAGGCCGTAGGAGTTAGTAACTATTCCGCCCAGCAAATGGCGATCGCCCACGAATGTTTAGCAGCCCAAGGCATTCCCCTCGCTAGCAATCAAGTTCCCTATTCTTTGCTCAACCGGGAGATTGAAAGCAACGGTATTTTGACCCAGGCCCGCCAGCTCAACGTCACTATTTTGGCCTATAGTCCCCTAGCTCAGGGGCTACTCACCGGCAAATATCGCCCCGAAAATTCTCCCAGTCTCCAGGGTGCCCGCCGTCTTGACCCCCGTTTTAGTACCAAAGGATTGCGAAAATTAGCTCCCTTACTTACCCTCTTGGATACCCTGGCAGATAAACATGACAAAACCCCTGCCCAAATTGCCCTCAATTGGCTCATAGCCCAAGGAAATGTTATTCCCATTCCGGGGGCAAAAAATGCTTCCCAAGCTCAACAGAATGCCGGAGCCTTGGGGTGGCAGTTAAACCCAGAGGAAATTGAACAATTGCGAAGTGCTGCCCAAGGTATTTAA